The following proteins are co-located in the Sphingomonas morindae genome:
- a CDS encoding HlyD family secretion protein, whose product MTDSTVPVRAPSARRFAPKRALTLGAAAASLIACSAYGLHWWIIGRFMVETDNAYVRADTVTISARVGGTIVAVEVADNQHVRAGAVLARIEDRDYRLKLAQAEAAITAANAEMKAQRAHIAGIEAEAAQQQSVIAQGKATIASRAADARFNDLEYRRQTILVRQEVGSDQTLEAAAAAAQRSRAGAAEARAGLAASRALLPVLAMRRQAAMADLDKALGMVRQAQAARDAAQLDLARTVIRAPVDGQVGQRVARVGQYADIGTPLMAVVPMRPYVVANYKETQAERIRPGQPVSIRIDAFGGAALHGRVDGFAPATGAQFALLPPDNATGNFTKIVQRLPLRITLDPGQARAAGLRPGMSVETVVDTRSARP is encoded by the coding sequence ATGACCGATAGTACCGTTCCAGTCCGCGCACCTTCTGCCCGACGCTTCGCCCCCAAGCGCGCACTCACGCTTGGAGCCGCTGCCGCTTCGTTGATCGCCTGCAGCGCCTATGGCCTCCACTGGTGGATAATCGGCCGCTTCATGGTCGAAACCGATAATGCCTATGTCCGTGCCGATACGGTCACCATCTCGGCGCGCGTTGGCGGAACCATTGTCGCGGTCGAGGTGGCCGACAATCAGCATGTTCGCGCCGGTGCAGTCCTCGCGCGGATCGAAGACCGGGATTACCGACTGAAACTGGCGCAGGCTGAGGCGGCCATCACCGCAGCAAACGCCGAGATGAAGGCGCAGCGCGCGCATATCGCCGGGATCGAAGCCGAGGCAGCCCAACAGCAGAGCGTGATCGCGCAAGGCAAGGCCACCATCGCGTCGCGCGCTGCGGACGCACGTTTCAACGATCTGGAGTACCGACGGCAGACGATCCTCGTACGACAGGAGGTTGGAAGCGACCAGACGCTTGAGGCGGCCGCGGCCGCAGCACAGCGCTCTCGCGCCGGCGCCGCCGAAGCTCGCGCCGGCCTCGCGGCCTCCCGTGCTCTCTTGCCGGTGCTGGCAATGCGGCGCCAAGCAGCCATGGCCGATCTCGACAAGGCGCTGGGCATGGTGCGCCAGGCGCAGGCGGCCCGCGATGCCGCGCAGCTCGATCTGGCGAGAACCGTCATCCGGGCTCCTGTGGACGGCCAGGTCGGGCAGCGCGTGGCGCGGGTCGGCCAATATGCTGATATCGGCACGCCGCTCATGGCAGTCGTGCCGATGCGACCCTATGTCGTTGCGAACTACAAGGAAACGCAGGCCGAGCGCATCCGGCCCGGTCAACCCGTCAGCATCCGGATCGACGCGTTTGGCGGCGCGGCGCTTCACGGCAGGGTCGACGGTTTCGCGCCGGCAACGGGCGCGCAGTTTGCGCTGCTGCCGCCTGACAATGCCACGGGCAATTTCACCAAGATCGTGCAGCGTCTGCCGCTTCGGATCACGCTCGATCCGGGGCAGGCGCGTGCGGCTGGGCTGCGACCGGGCATGTCGGTGGAAACCGTCGTCGACACGCGCAGCGCGCGGCCATGA
- a CDS encoding LysR family transcriptional regulator, translated as MEYPDLNLLIALDALLQEESVVGASRRMELSPPAMSRTLARIRRVFDDPILVLAGRKMVPTPRAEALRDPVHSLVSQALGLMQAERESSIRNLLRSFTIRANDSFIVAFGPALVRRLSDAAPGVSVRFTPEVGEDDDALREGQVDLFIGATEALDPEVRVQTLLKTAMVAVACETHALFGDAITPERFVAYDHIVVSRRGRLSGPIDVALSHLNLRRRVALTAPTFSTALLLLGGSDLVLPLPDLYLLGDHSVPAGLRAFPIPLDLPPVTIRQAWHPRFETDFAHRWLRETIRDLCLKARPSAQLGP; from the coding sequence ATGGAGTATCCCGACCTCAATCTGCTGATCGCGCTCGACGCCTTGCTCCAGGAAGAGAGCGTGGTGGGAGCCTCGCGCCGCATGGAACTGAGCCCGCCTGCCATGAGCCGGACACTCGCGCGGATTCGTCGGGTGTTTGACGATCCGATCCTGGTGCTGGCCGGACGTAAGATGGTCCCGACGCCCCGAGCGGAGGCGTTGCGCGATCCGGTTCACAGCCTGGTCAGCCAGGCGCTGGGATTGATGCAGGCCGAGCGCGAAAGTTCGATACGAAATCTCCTGCGCAGCTTCACCATCCGCGCCAACGACAGTTTCATCGTCGCCTTCGGCCCGGCGTTGGTCCGTCGCCTGAGCGATGCGGCACCCGGTGTCTCAGTCCGTTTCACGCCGGAAGTGGGGGAGGATGACGACGCCTTGCGAGAAGGCCAGGTCGATCTGTTCATCGGTGCCACGGAAGCGCTGGATCCGGAGGTGCGCGTGCAGACCTTGCTGAAGACCGCGATGGTTGCCGTCGCGTGCGAGACCCACGCACTGTTTGGCGATGCGATCACGCCGGAACGCTTCGTTGCCTATGACCACATCGTGGTCTCACGGCGGGGGCGGCTGAGCGGGCCGATCGACGTTGCTCTCTCCCATCTTAATCTGCGCCGTCGGGTCGCCTTGACCGCGCCTACCTTTTCCACCGCGCTTCTGCTGTTGGGCGGCAGTGATCTGGTCCTCCCGTTGCCCGATCTCTACCTGCTGGGCGATCACAGCGTTCCGGCCGGCCTTCGCGCTTTCCCGATTCCGTTGGACCTGCCGCCGGTCACGATACGGCAAGCCTGGCACCCCCGTTTCGAGACGGATTTCGCGCATCGCTGGCTGCGTGAGACGATCCGCGACCTTTGCCTGAAGGCGCGGCCGTCGGCGCAACTCGGTCCCTAG
- a CDS encoding MFS transporter has translation MTVIAATPAATIPAPTPAAPAPPALPAFGPKLATGLVGVLLASLTAGLNEHVTEVALMDVRGALAIGHDEGTWLTALYEATNVAAMAFAPWCSVTFSLRRFTIGAVLVFAVLAFLCPFAPDIATLYVLRTLQGLAGGCLPPMLMTVALRYLPANIKIYGLAGYALTATFGPSLGTPLAALWTDYVGWPMVFWQVVPLCLISVVAIGWGLPQDPLRLERFRTFNWVGLVTGFPAIVMLVIGLEQGDRLDWLNSELICVLLGGGGLLLLLFLVNEWSHPLPFFKLQMLARRNFSHSLITLAGVLVVFLGVIVIPSEYLAEVRGYRPLETAPLALIVALPQLVALPLTAAILNIERVDCRWVLAIGLTMVATSCTLASFVTADWVRENFYLLQMLQIMGQPMAVIPLLMLATTGLPPVEGPWASAMFNTTKGFAAALGTGIVEGVGTIREHYHSEMLVDRLGTLGQPYGRETGALAELAERIHTQAIVLTSSDLYLVMAAIGFGLILLIPILPTRIYPPRPTAPAKP, from the coding sequence ATGACAGTGATCGCGGCAACACCGGCCGCCACCATCCCCGCCCCCACGCCGGCCGCCCCGGCCCCGCCTGCTCTCCCGGCCTTCGGTCCCAAGCTTGCGACCGGGTTGGTCGGCGTCCTGCTCGCATCGCTAACCGCGGGGCTCAACGAGCATGTGACGGAGGTCGCGCTGATGGATGTCCGCGGCGCGCTGGCAATCGGGCACGACGAGGGCACCTGGCTGACCGCACTGTATGAGGCGACCAATGTGGCCGCGATGGCGTTCGCGCCCTGGTGCTCGGTCACCTTCTCGCTGCGGCGCTTCACCATCGGGGCGGTGCTTGTTTTCGCGGTGCTCGCGTTCCTGTGCCCGTTCGCGCCCGACATTGCCACACTATACGTGCTGCGGACATTGCAGGGACTGGCGGGCGGCTGTCTGCCACCCATGCTGATGACGGTCGCGCTGCGCTACCTGCCCGCCAACATCAAGATCTACGGCCTTGCCGGCTATGCACTAACCGCCACCTTCGGTCCCAGCCTGGGAACACCGCTTGCTGCCTTGTGGACCGACTATGTCGGCTGGCCGATGGTATTCTGGCAGGTGGTGCCGCTCTGTCTGATCAGCGTGGTCGCGATCGGCTGGGGCCTGCCGCAGGATCCATTGCGGTTGGAACGGTTCCGGACATTCAACTGGGTAGGCCTGGTCACCGGGTTTCCGGCGATCGTGATGCTCGTGATCGGTCTGGAACAAGGCGACCGGCTGGACTGGCTGAATTCCGAACTGATCTGCGTGCTGCTGGGCGGCGGCGGGCTGCTCCTGCTGTTGTTCCTCGTGAACGAGTGGAGCCACCCCCTTCCGTTCTTCAAATTGCAAATGCTGGCGCGCCGCAATTTCTCCCACTCGCTCATCACGCTGGCTGGCGTGCTGGTCGTGTTCCTGGGCGTGATCGTGATCCCTAGTGAGTATCTCGCCGAGGTGCGCGGCTATCGCCCGCTCGAGACCGCGCCGCTGGCGCTGATCGTGGCGCTGCCACAATTGGTCGCTCTGCCGCTCACCGCCGCGATCCTGAACATCGAGCGGGTCGATTGCCGCTGGGTGCTGGCGATCGGACTGACGATGGTCGCGACCTCGTGCACGCTGGCCAGCTTCGTCACCGCCGACTGGGTGCGGGAGAATTTCTACCTTCTCCAGATGCTCCAGATCATGGGCCAGCCGATGGCCGTGATCCCGCTGCTCATGCTCGCCACCACCGGTCTGCCGCCGGTCGAAGGCCCTTGGGCCTCGGCGATGTTCAACACGACGAAGGGGTTTGCCGCCGCGCTCGGTACCGGCATCGTCGAAGGGGTCGGCACGATCCGCGAGCATTACCATTCGGAGATGCTGGTCGACCGGCTGGGCACGCTGGGCCAGCCCTATGGCCGCGAGACCGGAGCGCTCGCCGAACTGGCCGAGCGCATCCACACCCAAGCGATCGTGCTGACGTCGTCGGACCTGTACCTCGTGATGGCTGCGATCGGCTTTGGCCTGATCCTTCTGATCCCGATCCTCCCCACCCGCATTTATCCGCCGCGCCCTACGGCGCCGGCCAAGCCTTAA
- a CDS encoding DHA2 family efflux MFS transporter permease subunit produces the protein MSAEAQPEERADFVSLRAWVAVLGGVVGCFMAGMNVHVTNASLPDVRGSLGASFEEGSWITTAYLVAEIIIIPMTGWLVQVFSMRRVLMVGTGGFVLFSILCSMAPDIGTMIVARALQGAFGGVLIPLSFQIIVSELPPSRHPFGMALFAVANNVAQAAGPSLGGWLTEAYSWRWIFYLQIPPGLLLLAAIGWSTPRSPTAFGTLRNGDWGGIIAMALGLSALQVMLEEGERKDWFASPLITNAAIVAILGLAAFVAIELRRRDPFINLRLLARYNFGLASLMQFTFGAVVFGVVFLVPNYFAEAHGYNAEQIGLTMIPYGLIQFVMSFATPRLMRWTSVRAVIILGFVIMAAGCLMNIHLDGDAAANVIVPSLIVRGIGQSFIVVALGVMAVEGLEKSELGSASALFSTVRNVGGAIGIALASQFVVEREKFHAERIGEAITPFSVAFQERMVALVAVLRHQAVDRHAALQGSDAAPYRAEALSLLDKVVHHEALLLSYSDAFLVAGVFMLLCAVGGVLLRRRLT, from the coding sequence ATGAGCGCGGAGGCACAGCCGGAAGAGCGCGCAGACTTCGTCTCGCTGCGTGCCTGGGTTGCAGTGCTGGGCGGTGTGGTCGGCTGCTTCATGGCGGGGATGAATGTCCATGTGACCAATGCCTCGCTACCGGACGTGCGTGGGTCGCTGGGGGCTTCGTTCGAGGAGGGATCGTGGATCACCACCGCCTATCTAGTGGCCGAGATCATCATCATCCCAATGACCGGCTGGCTGGTCCAGGTGTTCTCCATGCGGCGCGTGCTAATGGTCGGAACCGGCGGCTTCGTGCTGTTCTCAATCCTGTGTTCGATGGCGCCTGATATCGGCACGATGATCGTCGCCCGTGCGCTCCAAGGCGCGTTCGGCGGCGTCCTCATTCCCTTATCCTTTCAGATCATCGTTTCGGAACTGCCGCCTTCGCGGCATCCGTTCGGCATGGCGCTGTTCGCCGTCGCCAACAATGTGGCGCAGGCGGCAGGCCCCTCGCTCGGCGGCTGGCTGACCGAGGCCTATAGTTGGCGCTGGATCTTCTATCTCCAAATTCCGCCCGGCCTGTTGCTGCTGGCGGCGATCGGCTGGTCGACCCCACGTTCCCCCACGGCGTTCGGCACGCTACGCAACGGTGACTGGGGCGGGATCATTGCCATGGCGCTGGGATTGTCGGCACTGCAGGTCATGCTGGAGGAAGGGGAGCGCAAGGACTGGTTTGCTTCACCGCTCATCACAAATGCCGCGATCGTCGCTATCCTGGGTCTGGCCGCCTTTGTCGCCATCGAGCTGCGTCGACGGGACCCCTTCATCAACCTGCGCCTGTTGGCCCGGTACAATTTCGGGCTGGCGAGCCTGATGCAGTTCACCTTCGGTGCGGTGGTTTTCGGCGTGGTGTTCCTCGTCCCCAACTATTTCGCCGAAGCGCACGGCTATAATGCCGAGCAGATCGGGTTGACGATGATTCCTTATGGCCTGATTCAGTTCGTCATGTCCTTTGCGACGCCGCGGCTGATGCGGTGGACCAGCGTACGCGCCGTGATCATCCTAGGATTTGTGATCATGGCGGCAGGCTGCCTGATGAACATCCACCTCGACGGCGACGCCGCCGCAAACGTCATCGTCCCCTCGCTCATCGTGCGCGGGATCGGTCAGTCGTTCATCGTCGTTGCGCTGGGGGTAATGGCGGTGGAGGGGCTGGAAAAATCCGAGCTGGGCTCGGCATCGGCATTGTTCTCCACTGTCCGAAACGTGGGCGGGGCCATCGGCATTGCACTCGCGAGTCAGTTCGTCGTGGAGCGCGAGAAATTCCATGCCGAGCGGATCGGCGAAGCGATCACGCCTTTCTCAGTCGCGTTCCAGGAACGGATGGTGGCGCTCGTCGCGGTGTTGCGGCACCAGGCGGTAGATCGTCACGCCGCGCTACAGGGAAGTGACGCTGCCCCGTACCGTGCTGAGGCGCTGTCCCTCTTGGACAAGGTCGTTCACCACGAAGCGCTTCTCCTTTCCTATAGCGACGCGTTTCTGGTCGCTGGCGTCTTCATGCTGCTTTGCGCGGTCGGCGGAGTCCTGCTGAGAAGGCGGCTGACCTGA